The Episyrphus balteatus chromosome 4, idEpiBalt1.1, whole genome shotgun sequence genome includes a window with the following:
- the LOC129920141 gene encoding uncharacterized protein LOC129920141 isoform X2, which produces MSDIKPKLSLRAGVNTAEKSPSPSTKLMLNHGKPNFTINRLKTKTDSQCPFSPSNPEAASVVLKSTPNSTSNGYVRPTLMKIPLSAENEVSKVVLRRTKLPEENGKPVPQDDEPEFVKAQRKIAERLANQNNLDFESRKSGYFTHVMISPTSPTKQMELPVVADHKTEKASVVEVVSKSVAPVEEPKKLIETLTEPIEVKEEAEVKTEEDLKHNETVTENEADYEKPTENDHEKVEASQLNGSAEEEKPTEVVEAAKAMIEELVQNVAKEVPESAVEVSKPVQNGVENGVENNAENGVHNGNENVVTNGHSNGDVNGEFNGETNSQENNAASQSDVNFEPKPITSFAKELSSEPNKYPDTVKVIKEVQPTEQDELLKDMYKMKFDIHADSEDIKVIPTVRATE; this is translated from the coding sequence ATGTCTGACATCAAGCCTAAATTGTCACTACGTGCTGGTGTTAATACTGCCGAGAAGTCACCATCACCTTCAACAAAACTTATGCTTAACCATGGCAAGCCAAATTTTACCATTAATCGGTTAAAGACAAAGACTGATTCACAATGCCCCTTCTCACCTTCTAATCCAGAAGCAGCTTCGGTAGTTTTGAAGAGTACACCTAACAGCACATCTAATGGATATGTCAGGCCAACACTGATGAAAATCCCTCTTAGTGCTGAAAATGAGGTTAGCAAAGTTGTTTTGAGGCGAACAAAACTGCCAGAAGAAAACGGCAAGCCCGTGCCACAAGATGACGAACCGGAATTCGTCAAAGCACAGCGAAAGATTGCCGAACGATTGGCTAATCAGAATAATTTGGACTTTGAAAGTCGCAAGAGCGGTTACTTTACACATGTCATGATATCACCAACATCACCCACAAAGCAAATGGAACTTCCCGTAGTTGCCGATCATAAAACTGAAAAGGCTTCAGTTGTGGAAGTTGTTAGTAAAAGTGTTGCACCTGTAGAAGAGCCTAAGAAGCTTATTGAAACACTTACCGAACCAATTGAAGTCAAAGAGGAAGCTGAAGTGAAAACTGAAGAAGATTTGAAACACAATGAAACTGTTACAGAGAACGAAGCTGATTACGAAAAACCAACTGAAAATGACCATGAAAAGGTTGAAGCTAGTCAATTGAATGGATCAGCTGAAGAAGAAAAACCGACAGAAGTTGTTGAAGCTGCCAAAGCGATGATAGAAGAATTGGTCCAAAATGTTGCTAAGGAGGTTCCAGAAAGTGCAGTAGAAGTTTCAAAACCTGTTCAAAATGGTGTAGAAAATGGAGTTGAAAATAACGCCGAAAATGGCGTTCACAACGGAAATGAAAATGTTGTTACTAACGGTCACTCAAATGGCGATGTCAACGGTGAATTCAACGGTGAAACTAACTCACAAGAAAATAATGCTGCTTCTCAAAGCGATGTCAACTTTGAACCGAAACCAATCACCTCATTCGCCAAAGAGTTGTCAAGTGAACCCAATAAATATCCAGATACAGTCAAGGTCATCAAAGAAGTTCAGCCAACAGAGCAGGATGAGTTATTGAAAGATATGTATAAAATGAAGTTTGACATTCATGCTGACAGTGAAGATATCAAAGTGATACCAACGGTTAGAGCAACTGAATAA
- the LOC129920141 gene encoding uncharacterized protein LOC129920141 isoform X1, producing MYPLTKNTMSDIKPKLSLRAGVNTAEKSPSPSTKLMLNHGKPNFTINRLKTKTDSQCPFSPSNPEAASVVLKSTPNSTSNGYVRPTLMKIPLSAENEVSKVVLRRTKLPEENGKPVPQDDEPEFVKAQRKIAERLANQNNLDFESRKSGYFTHVMISPTSPTKQMELPVVADHKTEKASVVEVVSKSVAPVEEPKKLIETLTEPIEVKEEAEVKTEEDLKHNETVTENEADYEKPTENDHEKVEASQLNGSAEEEKPTEVVEAAKAMIEELVQNVAKEVPESAVEVSKPVQNGVENGVENNAENGVHNGNENVVTNGHSNGDVNGEFNGETNSQENNAASQSDVNFEPKPITSFAKELSSEPNKYPDTVKVIKEVQPTEQDELLKDMYKMKFDIHADSEDIKVIPTVRATE from the coding sequence aaACACAATGTCTGACATCAAGCCTAAATTGTCACTACGTGCTGGTGTTAATACTGCCGAGAAGTCACCATCACCTTCAACAAAACTTATGCTTAACCATGGCAAGCCAAATTTTACCATTAATCGGTTAAAGACAAAGACTGATTCACAATGCCCCTTCTCACCTTCTAATCCAGAAGCAGCTTCGGTAGTTTTGAAGAGTACACCTAACAGCACATCTAATGGATATGTCAGGCCAACACTGATGAAAATCCCTCTTAGTGCTGAAAATGAGGTTAGCAAAGTTGTTTTGAGGCGAACAAAACTGCCAGAAGAAAACGGCAAGCCCGTGCCACAAGATGACGAACCGGAATTCGTCAAAGCACAGCGAAAGATTGCCGAACGATTGGCTAATCAGAATAATTTGGACTTTGAAAGTCGCAAGAGCGGTTACTTTACACATGTCATGATATCACCAACATCACCCACAAAGCAAATGGAACTTCCCGTAGTTGCCGATCATAAAACTGAAAAGGCTTCAGTTGTGGAAGTTGTTAGTAAAAGTGTTGCACCTGTAGAAGAGCCTAAGAAGCTTATTGAAACACTTACCGAACCAATTGAAGTCAAAGAGGAAGCTGAAGTGAAAACTGAAGAAGATTTGAAACACAATGAAACTGTTACAGAGAACGAAGCTGATTACGAAAAACCAACTGAAAATGACCATGAAAAGGTTGAAGCTAGTCAATTGAATGGATCAGCTGAAGAAGAAAAACCGACAGAAGTTGTTGAAGCTGCCAAAGCGATGATAGAAGAATTGGTCCAAAATGTTGCTAAGGAGGTTCCAGAAAGTGCAGTAGAAGTTTCAAAACCTGTTCAAAATGGTGTAGAAAATGGAGTTGAAAATAACGCCGAAAATGGCGTTCACAACGGAAATGAAAATGTTGTTACTAACGGTCACTCAAATGGCGATGTCAACGGTGAATTCAACGGTGAAACTAACTCACAAGAAAATAATGCTGCTTCTCAAAGCGATGTCAACTTTGAACCGAAACCAATCACCTCATTCGCCAAAGAGTTGTCAAGTGAACCCAATAAATATCCAGATACAGTCAAGGTCATCAAAGAAGTTCAGCCAACAGAGCAGGATGAGTTATTGAAAGATATGTATAAAATGAAGTTTGACATTCATGCTGACAGTGAAGATATCAAAGTGATACCAACGGTTAGAGCAACTGAATAA